One window of the Phycodurus eques isolate BA_2022a chromosome 7, UOR_Pequ_1.1, whole genome shotgun sequence genome contains the following:
- the LOC133405195 gene encoding uncharacterized membrane protein C3orf80: MVWRMKEERGSRTTTEHPATMPRQCGGGGGSSGTLFSACLLSVCQALRSCGEVQCADGQQCCPPVVAGNGSGSSGGGGGGGGGSTVRCCKLPIHIFFDNVGWFTRKLSGILILLLLFAMGYFIQRIVCPRPRRHPHQDRGEEPSLFHGHASASQDSLLDRYPECNPVDFASPNLPAYDEVKYLPTYEESMQEMHRDRSDDNLLAENETSGPGRGRGAGPGAGEHRLDVLERSGGQQPSPRTSRNSV; the protein is encoded by the exons ATGGTTTGGAGGATGAAAGAGG AGCGGGGGTCCAGAACCACAACAGAACACCCAGCAACGATGCCCCGTCAGTGCGGCGGAGGCGGCGGAAGCAGCGGCACCCTTTTCTCGGCGTGCCTCCTCTCTGTGTGTCAAGCCCTGCGGAGCTGCGGGGAGGTCCAGTGCGCCGATGGCCAACAGTGCTGCCCGCCCGTCGTCGCCGGGAATGGGAGCGGCAGCAGCGGCGGAGGCGGCGGTGGTGGAGGAGGCTCGACGGTACGCTGCTGCAAGCTCCCAATCCACATCTTTTTCGACAACGTGGGGTGGTTCACGCGGAAGTTGTCGGGCATCCTTATCCTGTTGCTGCTCTTCGCCATGGGTTACTTCATCCAGCGGATCGTGTGCCCCCGACCGCGCCGCCACCCGCACCAGGACCGCGGGGAGGAGCCCTCGCTCTTCCACGGCCATGCGTCCGCCTCCCAGGACTCCCTGCTGGACCGTTACCCCGAGTGCAACCCGGTGGACTTCGCCTCGCCCAACCTACCAGCCTACGACGAGGTCAAATATTTGCCCACGTACGAGGAGAGCATGCAGGAGATGCACCGGGACCGCTCCGATGACAACTTGCTGGCCGAAAACGAGACGAGTGGTCCGGGCAGAGGCAGGGGGGCCGGGCCGGGGGCTGGAGAGCACAGACTGGATGTTCTGGAAAGGTCGGGAGGGCAGCAGCCCAGTCCAAGGACATCTCGGAACTCTGTCTGA